In Rana temporaria chromosome 3, aRanTem1.1, whole genome shotgun sequence, a single window of DNA contains:
- the LOC120930444 gene encoding putative golgin subfamily A member 6-like protein 3 — translation MHKKHNYPPSTHNQEYMRNCYKKWKKAMVVYKKKLTTPAPPKMKDNPLDTVNTFPPPFPPQPSPLPSPPTLSSSLPPPRPPPYMLIKDSEVPKSIYPSLDSNTLAAVLYIGADGDNKEEWERQQKIKERELELKEINKRRETEEEELRKREERLGREQEKLKQIQELEDRIQKEKEMLADIEREKKRRKEQEREEEEEKKRKVREQQKEEEEESIRRLHALNERKIQIQMEETQLKEQVERVKELAQTLEEQRKQTAQEKATLKQQAKIEEMARTLQLIEDESHITTRSRTDHLKTHPHTESNTDLGLSGKYPLITMGTTEIQVPLPLGTIKDIRDLCPKPQKHPMEVALFLERHCTGCRMSEEDCQIIIQAVDPDPITSIDVSTLFSESQPYKKTGGWKEFWTSVGSAWQKVYKNQSGIQTMMSCKQNGSENFYEYVKRMHILYKATGLDNDELFVNVVS, via the coding sequence ATGCACAAAAAACACAACTATCCACCGAGTACCCACAATCAGGAATATATGAGAAATTGttataaaaaatggaaaaaggcAATGGTTGTGTATAAAAAGAAATTGACTACTCCAGCCCCACCAAAAATGAAAGACAATCCGTTAGACACAGTTAAtaccttccctccccccttccccccacagcccTCTCCACTCCCTTCACCCCCCACATTATCTTCCTCCCTTCCCCCGCCGCGCCCACCCCCATATATGCTAATCAAAGACAGCGAAGTTCCCAAATCAATATATCCCTCACTTGACAGTAACACGCTTGCTGCAGTCTTGTACATAGGGGCAGATGGGGACAATAAGGAAGAATGGGAAAGACAGCAGAAAATAAAAGAGAGAGAGTTGGAActaaaagaaataaataagagaagagagacagaggaggaagAGTTAAGAAAAAGGGAAGAAAGGCTAGGACGGGAACAAGAAAAGCTAAAGCAAATACAGGAGCTGGAAGATAGAATACAGAAGGAAAAGGAAATGTTGGCAGACATAGAGAGGGAGAAAAAACGAAGGAAGGaacaggaaagggaggaggaggaagaaaagaagagaaaagtgaGAGAGCagcaaaaggaagaagaagaggagagtaTAAGAAGGTTACATGCTCTAAATGAAAGGAAAATTCAGATACAGATGGAGGAGACACAGTTAAAAGAACAGGTTGAGCGAGTCAAGGAACTAGCCCAAACCCTAGAAGAGCAAAGAAAGCAAACAGCACAGGAAAAAGCAACCCTAAAGCAACAAGCAAAAATTGAGGAAATGGCCCGCACACTCCAACTTATAGAGGATGAGAGCCATATTACCACCCGCTCGAGAACGGACCATCTCAAAACACACCCACACACAGAATCTAATACTGACCTGGGTTTAAGTGGTAAATACCCCCTTATCACAATGGGCACGACTGAAATACAGGTTCCCCTCCCCCTGGGCACAATAAAAGATATCAGAGATTTATGTCCCAAGCCCCAGAAACACCCGATGGAGGTAGCACTCTTCTTAGAAAGGCACTGTACAGGTTGCAGGATGAGTGAGGAAGATTGTCAAATCATTATACAAGCTGTGGACCCAGACCCTATCACTTCCATTGATGTGTCCACGCTTTTCTCAGAATCACAACCCTACAAAAAAACGGGGGGATGGAAAGAGTTTTGGACCTCTGTGGGGTCTGCCTGGCAAAAGGTTTATAAAAATCAGTCCGGCATACAGACTATGATGTCATGCAAACAGAACGGGTCTGAAAATTTTTATGAGTATGTAAAAAGAATGCATATATTATACAAAGCTACAGGGCTAGATAATGACGAGTTATTTGTAAATGTTGTTTCCTGA